The Nitrospinota bacterium sequence GGCGGAAAAGCCGTCCATCATCTCGACAAATGCCGTGATTTTTTTGCTCACCGCCGTGGACAGCAGACCGTTTGTCCCCACGTCTCGCAACCCTTGCATGAGAGAAATATTCGTTTGTTCACAATGGACTTCGACTTTATCCAGCGATGTTTTTCCGATCCCCCGGACGGGCAGATTGATGATGCGTTTCAAAGCCACGGAATCATCCGGGTTCAACATCACCTTCAAATAGGAAAGAATGTCCTTGTTCTCTTTGCGAGCGTAAAATTTCAATCCACCGAATACCTGATACTGAATTCTTTCGCGGCGCAACGCATCCTCCATCACCCGCGATTGCGCATTGGTGCGATACAACACCGCCATATCGTTGAACGAAATGCCTTTCTCCCGGCTCAACATGACAATTTTTTTGCAGACGTTTCTGGCTTCATCGACCTCGTCTTCCGCCCGGTAATAAACGATCGGATCACCCGCTACATTTTTGGTCCACAGGGTTTTGGGTTTGCGGTTGAGGTTTTCCTTGACCACTTCACCGGCGGCTTTCAAAATGTTTTGCGTCGAGCGGTAGTTTTCCTCCAGCTTGATCACCGTGGTTCCCGGATAATCTCTTTCGAAATGCGAAAGGTTTTCCAGGTTGGCTCCGCGCCAGCGGTAGATACTTTGATCGTCATCTCCCACCACGCAAACATTTTTGTGCTTTTTCGAAATGAGTTGGAGTAAATGGTACTGAGTGAGGTTAGTGTCCTGAAACTCATCCACCATGATGTATTGAAACCGATCATTGTAAAGCTCGCTCACCTCCCCCACTTCTCGAAGCAGGCGCACGGTCCACATCAGCAGGTCATCGAAATCGAGGGCGTTATTTTTTTTCAGTTCTTCCTGATACACCACATAGACTTCTGCGGCTTTCATCTTGTTGCCAAAGGGAAGCGAGTCGCGATCTATATCTTTCGGAAAAAGGAAATCGTTCTTGAATCCGCTGATGTGATTGAGAATCGATTTAGGCGGGAACGCCTCCACATTCATCGACATTTTCTTCATGCATTGTTTGACCAAAGACAACTGGTCCTGGGAATCATAAATGACAAAGTCACCGGGAAACCCCAGGGTGGAAATATGCCGTCTCAATATTCTCAGACAAAACGAATGAAAGGTGCTGATCCACGGGGGCGAGTCGGTGTTACCCAGTATTTTTCGGACCCGTTCTTTCATCTCGGCGGCGGCCTTGTTGGTGAAGGTGATCGCCAGAATACGTTGCCCCGAAACTCCTTTTTCCAATACCAGATGGGCGATCCGGGTGGTGATCACCCGCGTCTTGCCCGATCCGGCGCCGGCGACCACGATGAGCGGACCATCGACATGACATACGGATTGCAACTGCTGAGGATTCAGCAAATCCTTATTCATAAGATTTCCATTTTAAAGTTTTTAGGGGACTTTTAAAAATTGATATTTTTTGGCTTTTGCAATCGCCAATCCATTAGATAAGGGATTGGCTCAGAGTCAAAGTTGAGTTTTTCGAGATATTCTAAAGATTGATCCCTGCAGGCGCTTCAAGATGGAATCCAGTCAAAAGCATTTCGTATCTGCCTAACGTTCTCCAAGATCGGGAATTTCCTCCACTTCTACATTGAGCATCATCTTTTTGTTTTTGCGAAACAGGATAACCGCTATTTTTTCCCCGGGGGGGGGTGTGTGCGATCAGTTTCGGAAGTTCCCGCGAGTTTTTGATCGGCTGTCCGTCAAACTTCAGGATGACATCATTGGCTTTGATCCCTGCCCGGTAGGCCGGACTGCCCGCCACCACTTCCGTGACCAGAGATCCCTGATCCACGGGCAGGCGCAGGGTTTCCTTGACGGCCAAAGTAATGTCCTGCACGGTGACACCCAGCCAACTACGAATTACCCGGCCTTTTTCCAGCAATTGCGGAATGAGTTTCTTGACCAGATCGATCGGCAGGGAAAACCCAAGCCCTTGACCCTGAGGAAGAATGGCGGTGTTTATCCCAACCACCTCGCCTTCGGTATTGATCAAAGGACCGCCGCTATTGCCGGGATTGATCGGGGCATCCGTTTGAATGAAGTCATCAAACACGCTCATCCCCAGAGACCGCCCCTTGCCGCTGACTATGCCGGCGGTTACCGTCAAATCAAATCCGAAGGGACTGCCAATGGCCATCACCCATTCTCCAGGTTTCAACTTATCGGAACTTCCCAACGGCAAAACCGGCAAATCATACCCCGCATCGATCTTGATGAGCGCAATATCCGTTATCGAATCGATCCCCACGGGCTTACCGCGAAATAACTTTCCGTCCGACAACGCCACCTGAACCGCATCGGAACCCAGCACCACATGGGCATTGGTCAAAATATACCCATCCTTATGGATGACAAAACCCGACCCTTCGCCTTTTTGCTGGTAATCTCCTGAAGACGGCTGATCTGGTTTTCGCGGAATCCCAAAAGGAGTATCGCCATAGAAACGACGGTTGACCTCCTGCAGGGAACGGATGTTGACCACCGCCGGACTCAGATTTTCCGCCAGCCGGCTGAAAAGATCGCCGCCGATAATAACTTTTTCAGGTTTTGAAGGTTGCTTTTTTTCCGTCCATAGCTTGTCGGTTTTTGACTGCACGGGGGCCACCCCCACTGCCAAAGAAACAAACAAGGCCCCAACCAATACGGCTGTCAAGGGTGCACGCAGCAATTTTGCATTTCCCATATCACAGGTTCCTTATCCCAGTTAGAGTGTCGGTTCCTTTTAAGATTAAAAAAAACAAAATTGAATTTGGATTAAATTGGAATTAAAAGTTTTTAATCCCAATGAATTTCAAACCTGGTTTTCCCACACCACCGCAGCCATGGCTTCTATGAAGGCAGGGGAAAGGTTCATGGACTCTGTCCGGTGAAGGTCGAGCTTGCGTTCCCTTGCATAATTTTTGAAGTCGATATCGATATCGTAAAGAATTTCGATATGATCAGAAACAAAACCCACCGGAACCACCAAAACCGTCTTAGAGCCAGTACGGGCAATTTTATCAAGAACTGCTTCGACCTTCGGCCCCAACCAGGGGACCGGAATCATTCCCTGACTCTGGTAAGCCATGGTCCAGCGGTCCGGTTTTACCCGCTCCACGATTTTGCGTACGGTTTTTTCATATTCCTCGGCGTAAGGGTCGCCTGCATCCAAAGAAGATGCGGGTATGCTGTGCACGGTGAATATAGTGTGAACCTCGTCTTTGCCTTGTTGTCGCAACGTTTCGATGGCCTGCTCATATTTTTCAACAAACGCATCGGTCAGGCAGGGATGGTCGCACCAGCTTGATATATAATGAACCTCCAAATCTTCCGCATCACATGCCGTCAACGCTTCCTTGAAAGATTTAAAGTAACGCTCGGTACTCCATGTGCTGTATTGCGGGGCGAGGCAGAGGGCATAAACCTTTTTCACGCCATCGTTTACCATCTGCTGAACAACGTCCCGAATATAGGGGCTCCAGCTACGCATGCCAAAATAGACTTTGAAGGCGTTTTTCCCATCCTGATTGACGAACTTTTCCAGCGCCTCGGCCTGCCCCCTTGTGATGTCCAGCAAAGGCGAACTGCCACCGATGGCCCGGTAACGCTCCTGGATCAATTGGATGACCTCAGGGGTGGAGTCTTTCCCGCCCCGAATATTCTTCAGATACAGGGGAATGTCCGCAACCGCGTTGGGCGCCCCGTGGGCCATCAAGAACAAAGCGGTGGTTGGACGCTCACCCATGACGGTAGTTGTGAACCATATCGCAAACGGCTTTTACATGATCCACTGGGGTGTGTTGCAATATGCCATGTCCCAGATTAAAAATATGACCGGGCCGACCTTCGGCGCGGCGCATGATGTCGTGCACCCTTTCTTTAATAACAGGAAGCGGTGCAAACAAAGTCACGGGATCGAGATTGCCTTGAATCGGCTGATCATGACCCACTTGTCGCCACGCATCATCGAGATTGATGCGCCAGTCAAAACTGATCACGTCACCGCCTGCCTTAGCCACACGGTCCAGCATGGTCGATGTGCCGGTGCTGAAATTGATGACCGGAACGCCGCAATCCTTCAACCCATCAATCACTCGCTTGGTGTGAGGCAGAACATAACGGCTGTAGTCCTCCGGGCTTAAGCATCCCACCCAGCTGTCGAATATCTGCAAGGCCTGAGCGCCTGCATTCACCTGCATCTTCAAATAGTCGATCAGCATAACGCAAACTTTATCCATCAAGCGTTCCCACAGATCCGGGGTCTCAAACATCATCATTTTGGTGGTTTTGAATTCTCTGGATTTACCGCCTTCCACCATATAACTGCACAGGGTGAAGGGCGCTCCGGCAAAACCGATCAAAGGAACTTTTCCCGATATTTCACTGCGCACCATGCGGATAGCATCGCCAACAAATCCTAATTGTTCCTCCGCATTGACCGGGCGCAGGTTATCGACCGCCTTGACATCCCTGACGGGGCGGGGAATCGAGGGGCCATCTCCAGCGACAAACTCCAGTCCCGTTCCCATCGGTTCCAGGGGCAGGAGGATATCCGCGAATATAATTGCGGCGTCAATGTCGAGGGCGTTCACCGGTTGCAGGGTCACCTGGGTGGCCAGTTCCGGGGTTTTACACATTTCCAGGAAAGAATATTTTTCCTTGAGATCGCGGTAGGCCTTCATATAACGTCCCGCCTGGCGCATGAACCACACTGGAGTCGCGTCTACCGGCTCGCCACGGCACGCTTTTAAGAATCGGAAATTATTGTCTTCGCTCATGAGTCCTTTGTATGTTTGGGATTAACCCCGCTACGCGGGGAGGAAATACAGGGCAGGCGCTTGTGACACCCTATCCATTGCCTTCATGCCCCTGTGATATCCTTTGGTTCTTTGGGATCAAACGGAGTCAATTATAGGCTTTAGACAGTCATTTTACCAATGAGTTTATTATTCGCTAGAAAAATACGAGCCGGACGTCCGACGGAAGGTTTTATCAACATTCCGAATTTCCGTCAACACCATTTCATCGGTTTCTTCCCGGAGGTTCTCCCACAAAACCGTGGGTGCTTTTTCTTGCAACAATTCTCCCAATGCCCAAACCGCGTGGGCGCGAATGAGGGGCTCTTTGTCATTGAGAACCTCAATGAGAGGGGAAACCGCGTCAAGGTTTCCTGAATTCCCCAGAGCCACCGCAACGTTGCGCAACAAGCCCCGGCGTTTGATGCGTTTGACGGGGCTTTTGCGAAACCGACGACTGAAACCTTCGTCATCGAGACGCATCAAGTCGATGAGACGACGAACGCCCTCCCGCTCGTGAAAGGCTTCCTCATCGGTTTTTACTGCATAGGAATTCCACGGGCAAACGATCTGACAATCGTCGCAGCCATAAATCCGATTGCCAATAGCTTTGCGGTACCTCACAGGAATCACGCCCTTGAGCTCGATGGTCAAATAGGAAATGCACCTTCTGGAGTCCAGAACATAGGGCGCTATGATCGCCTGTGTGGGGCAGATGTCGATGCAATCGCGGCAGGTGCCACAACGGTTCACAGCTTTCTGGCTTTCGGGAAGTGGAATGTCGGTCAGGATCTCAGAAAGGAAATACCAGGACCCGACGCCCTCTGAGATCAGGTTGGTGTGCTTGCCCACCCAGCCGATGCCGGCTTGCTCGGCCAGCGGTTTTTCCAGCACCGGGCCGGTGTCCACATAGACTTTGGTTTGGCAGTCGTTGAATCCCTGATGGATTTTTTCTTCGAGCTGTTTGAGCCGTGGAGTCAAAATATCGTGATAATCGTCGTTGAGCGCGT is a genomic window containing:
- a CDS encoding UvrD-helicase domain-containing protein, giving the protein MNKDLLNPQQLQSVCHVDGPLIVVAGAGSGKTRVITTRIAHLVLEKGVSGQRILAITFTNKAAAEMKERVRKILGNTDSPPWISTFHSFCLRILRRHISTLGFPGDFVIYDSQDQLSLVKQCMKKMSMNVEAFPPKSILNHISGFKNDFLFPKDIDRDSLPFGNKMKAAEVYVVYQEELKKNNALDFDDLLMWTVRLLREVGEVSELYNDRFQYIMVDEFQDTNLTQYHLLQLISKKHKNVCVVGDDDQSIYRWRGANLENLSHFERDYPGTTVIKLEENYRSTQNILKAAGEVVKENLNRKPKTLWTKNVAGDPIVYYRAEDEVDEARNVCKKIVMLSREKGISFNDMAVLYRTNAQSRVMEDALRRERIQYQVFGGLKFYARKENKDILSYLKVMLNPDDSVALKRIINLPVRGIGKTSLDKVEVHCEQTNISLMQGLRDVGTNGLLSTAVSKKITAFVEMMDGFSALFQSGSPVDLVREVIVRSGYEAMLDKENTIESRTRKENLQELCSAVEQSVETQGQSLQEFLDSTALVADIDSLDDSRGVLPLMTLHTCKGLEFDAVFIIGMEDGLLPHGSSMSDPAEYEEERRLCYVGFTRAKKMLFVSNARRRKIYGNVFNYSPSQFLLSIPEDILEKESSLGGEKTMPSFSSNSASNVPSGPAYAIRSQSRSAAVDQPYSIGSKLLHPAFGTGVVMNRTGNEDDLKLEIFFKRPHGKKKIAVKHAKLIPM
- a CDS encoding trypsin-like peptidase domain-containing protein, translated to MGNAKLLRAPLTAVLVGALFVSLAVGVAPVQSKTDKLWTEKKQPSKPEKVIIGGDLFSRLAENLSPAVVNIRSLQEVNRRFYGDTPFGIPRKPDQPSSGDYQQKGEGSGFVIHKDGYILTNAHVVLGSDAVQVALSDGKLFRGKPVGIDSITDIALIKIDAGYDLPVLPLGSSDKLKPGEWVMAIGSPFGFDLTVTAGIVSGKGRSLGMSVFDDFIQTDAPINPGNSGGPLINTEGEVVGINTAILPQGQGLGFSLPIDLVKKLIPQLLEKGRVIRSWLGVTVQDITLAVKETLRLPVDQGSLVTEVVAGSPAYRAGIKANDVILKFDGQPIKNSRELPKLIAHTPPRGKNSGYPVSQKQKDDAQCRSGGNSRSWRTLGRYEMLLTGFHLEAPAGINL
- the hemH gene encoding ferrochelatase, with protein sequence MGERPTTALFLMAHGAPNAVADIPLYLKNIRGGKDSTPEVIQLIQERYRAIGGSSPLLDITRGQAEALEKFVNQDGKNAFKVYFGMRSWSPYIRDVVQQMVNDGVKKVYALCLAPQYSTWSTERYFKSFKEALTACDAEDLEVHYISSWCDHPCLTDAFVEKYEQAIETLRQQGKDEVHTIFTVHSIPASSLDAGDPYAEEYEKTVRKIVERVKPDRWTMAYQSQGMIPVPWLGPKVEAVLDKIARTGSKTVLVVPVGFVSDHIEILYDIDIDFKNYARERKLDLHRTESMNLSPAFIEAMAAVVWENQV
- the hemE gene encoding uroporphyrinogen decarboxylase, with the protein product MSEDNNFRFLKACRGEPVDATPVWFMRQAGRYMKAYRDLKEKYSFLEMCKTPELATQVTLQPVNALDIDAAIIFADILLPLEPMGTGLEFVAGDGPSIPRPVRDVKAVDNLRPVNAEEQLGFVGDAIRMVRSEISGKVPLIGFAGAPFTLCSYMVEGGKSREFKTTKMMMFETPDLWERLMDKVCVMLIDYLKMQVNAGAQALQIFDSWVGCLSPEDYSRYVLPHTKRVIDGLKDCGVPVINFSTGTSTMLDRVAKAGGDVISFDWRINLDDAWRQVGHDQPIQGNLDPVTLFAPLPVIKERVHDIMRRAEGRPGHIFNLGHGILQHTPVDHVKAVCDMVHNYRHG
- the queG gene encoding tRNA epoxyqueuosine(34) reductase QueG — its product is MDSTILQEKVRAIEKAARNLGFDGFGITRPKIPQAVERYQRWLALQYEGEMGYMSRWAEKRADLDKVLPGVQSVICLRTNYFPKEKDLTFLDDTDQGDISLYALNDDYHDILTPRLKQLEEKIHQGFNDCQTKVYVDTGPVLEKPLAEQAGIGWVGKHTNLISEGVGSWYFLSEILTDIPLPESQKAVNRCGTCRDCIDICPTQAIIAPYVLDSRRCISYLTIELKGVIPVRYRKAIGNRIYGCDDCQIVCPWNSYAVKTDEEAFHEREGVRRLIDLMRLDDEGFSRRFRKSPVKRIKRRGLLRNVAVALGNSGNLDAVSPLIEVLNDKEPLIRAHAVWALGELLQEKAPTVLWENLREETDEMVLTEIRNVDKTFRRTSGSYFSSE